From a single Nostoc edaphicum CCNP1411 genomic region:
- a CDS encoding PfaD family polyunsaturated fatty acid/polyketide biosynthesis protein, translated as MTTVDTVLSKHDNGLNFSAWSHNKNQVWKGSLETVSFEKQTIKDKLMVLNKPCYIVKVAGKIGVTNEGYLSPGDNGTTAQVELLTFAAPIRIQQFGDPNFLSSHGVKYAYVTGAMAGGIASEEMVIALGKEQILSSFGAGGLTPERLEAAINRIQQALPQGPYAFNLIHSPNEPAIERRAVDLYLKYQVRTVEASAFLDLTPNIVYYRVAGLALNNANQIEIKNKIIAKISRREVATKFLQPAPARILKELLEQGLITELQATLAAKVPMADDITVEADSGGHTDNRPLVCVLPSIIALRDEIQAQYHYQTPIRIGVAGGIGTPQSALAAFMMGAAYIMTGSINQSCVESGACEHTKKLLAQAEMADMIMAPAADMFEMGVKLQVLKRGTMFPMRAQKLFELYRAYDSIEEIPLAERQKLEKQVFRKTIAEVWEGTAAYLSQKNPEKLGKAVNNPKLKMALIFRWYLGLSSRWSSSGEKGREVDYQIWCGPAMGGFNDWVRGSYLSEPNNRGVVDVANQIMTGAAFLYRVQNLKIQGLQASDYYSQYHPVRSTSLLEI; from the coding sequence GTGACAACCGTAGATACGGTACTAAGTAAACACGATAATGGTCTTAACTTCTCCGCTTGGTCGCATAACAAAAACCAGGTTTGGAAAGGTTCTTTAGAAACTGTATCTTTTGAGAAACAAACCATCAAAGATAAATTGATGGTGTTAAATAAACCCTGCTACATCGTGAAAGTTGCCGGAAAAATCGGTGTCACTAACGAGGGTTATTTATCCCCTGGTGATAATGGCACAACAGCACAAGTAGAACTCCTAACATTTGCAGCACCAATCCGCATTCAACAGTTTGGAGATCCGAATTTCCTCTCCTCTCATGGAGTGAAATATGCCTACGTTACCGGCGCAATGGCTGGCGGAATTGCCTCCGAAGAAATGGTCATTGCACTTGGAAAAGAGCAAATTTTGAGTTCCTTTGGTGCAGGTGGTTTAACTCCAGAACGTTTGGAAGCAGCCATCAATCGCATTCAACAAGCCTTACCTCAAGGGCCCTACGCATTTAATCTAATCCACAGCCCCAACGAACCTGCGATTGAACGCCGCGCAGTGGATTTATATCTCAAATACCAAGTGAGAACAGTAGAAGCCTCTGCATTTCTCGACTTGACCCCCAACATTGTTTATTACCGTGTTGCGGGATTGGCATTAAATAACGCCAATCAAATTGAAATCAAAAATAAAATCATTGCCAAAATTTCTCGCCGAGAAGTTGCGACTAAATTTCTGCAACCAGCACCAGCAAGAATACTTAAAGAACTTCTTGAACAAGGGCTAATTACTGAGTTACAAGCAACCCTTGCAGCCAAAGTTCCGATGGCTGATGATATTACCGTCGAGGCTGATTCTGGAGGACATACAGATAATCGTCCCCTGGTTTGTGTGTTACCTTCTATTATTGCCTTGCGGGATGAAATTCAAGCCCAATATCATTATCAAACACCCATTAGAATCGGTGTTGCAGGGGGAATTGGTACACCACAATCAGCATTAGCAGCCTTTATGATGGGTGCTGCTTATATAATGACTGGCTCAATCAATCAGTCATGTGTTGAATCTGGGGCTTGTGAACATACCAAAAAGTTACTAGCCCAAGCTGAAATGGCTGATATGATTATGGCCCCAGCAGCAGATATGTTTGAAATGGGAGTCAAATTGCAAGTTCTCAAACGGGGTACAATGTTCCCCATGCGAGCGCAGAAATTATTTGAACTCTACCGCGCTTATGATTCCATTGAAGAGATTCCTTTGGCAGAAAGACAGAAATTAGAAAAACAAGTTTTTCGCAAAACTATTGCTGAAGTATGGGAAGGAACTGCGGCTTATTTATCCCAAAAGAATCCTGAGAAACTTGGGAAAGCAGTTAATAATCCTAAACTAAAAATGGCGTTGATTTTCCGTTGGTATTTAGGATTATCTTCTCGCTGGTCTAGTTCTGGTGAAAAAGGTAGAGAAGTCGATTATCAAATTTGGTGTGGCCCGGCAATGGGCGGTTTCAATGACTGGGTACGTGGTTCCTACCTGTCTGAACCAAATAATCGTGGTGTAGTTGATGTTGCTAATCAAATTATGACTGGTGCAGCCTTTTTGTACCGTGTCCAAAATTTGAAAATTCAAGGACTGCAAGCTTCCGATTATTACAGTCAATATCACCCTGTTCGTTCTACATCATTGTTGGAGATTTAA
- a CDS encoding PfaB family protein, which translates to MEKIAIIALSCLFPDAKNPEEYWQNIVNQKDSTSSATVEEIGVDPTIFHNPVKGTPDKTYSLKGGYIRNFQFNPSEYNLPSEFVDGLDNTFKWSLYAAKQAIEQSGYWGNQTVLAKCGVILGNLSFPTKLSNQLFSPIYQQAINPAIRELLQDEDFDLAALPSATKASLYNAMISGLPASIVAQALSLSQINLCLDAACSSSFYAIKLASHYLWSHKADVMLAGAISCADSLFVRMLFSGVQGYAENGISRPLDKSSRGLIPADGVGMVMLKRYSDAVRDGDNILATICGNGLSNDGKGKHLLSPNPKGQVLAFERAYKEANFSPKSIDYLECHATGTLLGDTTEFNSIETFFGQHQAAPLVGSAKANTGHLLTAAGMVGLTKVILSMSHGVIPATMNVSEPLTSEKGTISADKIVRTATAWPNNNAPIKRAAISAFGFGGTNSHLILEQGNTAESVESTPPVPPTKVAIVGMDAFFGNCNGLDAFERSIYDGTQHFTSLPPQRWHGIENQESVLKEYGLTDGKAPVGAYIKDFEIDTLSCKIPPNEIEKLNPQQLLLLKVSDRAVKDAKLQEGGNVAVIVAAETEFSVHQLQQRWNLSWQVKDGLLNQGISLPAEQLSQLETIVKDSIHQPVEIGEYVSHIANIMASRISALWNFTGPAFTVSAGENSALKALEIAQMLLATGEVDAVVVGAVDLAGGVENVLFRSQFAPINTGVNTLGYDQQANGWTVGEGAGAVVLKRYEAAKEDNERIYAVIDAMSFAQGNSTLSDALVKPDASAISDVCKQAFQMAEIQPTEVNYVEVFGSGVPQEDEAEITGLLQAYPKVGNGLHCALGSVKANIGHTYTASGIASLIKTALCLYYRYIPATPKWSGVKTPQVWEGSPFYVAMESRPWFVDKGGTRRIAAINSMGIDGSYAHLILSEEPSQEERDNRYLQQMPFHLFPIAVSDRSTIPDILNHLQKSIEASSSLSATASETFATFEQQSDAKYVLSIAGRNTKELLKEIESARKGVNNAFENGTDWQTPIGSYFTAKPLGKTGAVAYVYPAAVNSYIGIGRTVFRLFPKVFEDLKSNNLYNRAADVEKLVYPRSLPKLITRQLETLEKQLLDDSLAMFESEIAFARYMTAIFRDDFKVKPQSVFGYSLGETSMMVAQGVWSDFEGGSNTLNSSPLFGDKLSGPKNAVREYWGLTDSPNNNFWNTYVLMATPSQVRECLKHENHVYLTQINTPEEVLIAGEDAACKRVIATLGCNSFPAPFDHVIHCEAMRSQYEEIKKVNSLPSQNLPGIVFYSAADYQPVALERDTIAHNIAKGLCQELDFPQLVNRVYGDGVKIFLEAGAGSVCSRWIDKILGNKEHITVSLNRRGMDDHASMVKALAKLLSHQVNVDLSPLYSKAQDTANSNKATLRTVTLGGKAIAATILSEENRKLVENLVEDIKCDRFKIQHPKIPNVQQSEITDFLNTSNQITQEENYSPNILPQPEEVKPKNIIDNVFQPREQLQSSESSAIRQPIPVSFPPVRTQKISSIISMFDLNKTQYQKLNANNSKITKAHTAFLQARQDYSQQMSEIIQLQLACAQNLLNDES; encoded by the coding sequence GTGGAAAAAATAGCCATCATCGCATTGTCATGCCTATTCCCCGATGCTAAAAATCCTGAAGAATACTGGCAAAACATCGTTAATCAAAAAGATTCGACATCCTCTGCAACCGTCGAAGAAATCGGAGTAGATCCGACAATCTTTCATAATCCAGTCAAAGGTACACCAGACAAAACTTATTCCCTCAAAGGCGGATACATCCGCAATTTCCAGTTTAATCCGTCTGAATACAATCTACCATCAGAATTTGTTGATGGCTTAGATAACACCTTCAAATGGTCATTATATGCCGCTAAACAAGCAATCGAACAAAGTGGTTATTGGGGTAATCAAACTGTTCTAGCAAAATGTGGCGTGATTTTAGGTAATTTGTCATTCCCGACAAAATTATCTAATCAATTATTTTCTCCAATTTACCAGCAAGCTATTAATCCTGCTATCAGAGAACTTTTACAGGATGAAGACTTTGATTTAGCTGCTTTACCAAGTGCAACTAAAGCGTCTTTATACAATGCGATGATATCTGGTTTACCAGCATCTATAGTTGCTCAAGCTTTATCTCTATCCCAGATTAATTTATGTCTGGATGCTGCTTGTTCTTCATCATTTTATGCAATTAAACTAGCATCTCATTACTTATGGTCACACAAAGCTGATGTCATGTTAGCTGGTGCTATCAGTTGTGCAGATTCGCTATTCGTGAGGATGTTATTTTCCGGTGTTCAAGGGTATGCAGAAAACGGCATCAGCCGCCCCTTAGATAAGTCATCTAGAGGGCTAATTCCTGCCGATGGTGTTGGGATGGTAATGCTAAAGAGATATTCTGATGCTGTCAGAGATGGTGATAATATTCTTGCCACTATCTGCGGCAATGGACTCTCGAATGATGGCAAAGGTAAGCACTTACTAAGTCCGAATCCTAAAGGACAAGTCCTAGCTTTTGAACGAGCCTACAAGGAAGCAAATTTTAGTCCAAAAAGCATCGATTATCTAGAGTGTCACGCTACTGGCACATTACTAGGAGATACAACCGAATTCAACTCCATCGAAACATTTTTTGGTCAACATCAAGCTGCGCCTCTGGTGGGTTCTGCTAAGGCCAATACTGGTCACTTGCTAACTGCTGCTGGCATGGTTGGCTTGACTAAAGTGATTTTGAGTATGTCTCATGGTGTAATTCCAGCAACCATGAATGTTTCGGAACCTTTAACATCAGAAAAAGGTACAATTTCTGCCGACAAAATTGTTAGAACAGCTACGGCATGGCCTAATAATAACGCACCAATTAAACGGGCAGCTATTAGCGCTTTTGGATTTGGCGGCACTAATTCTCATCTGATTTTAGAACAAGGAAATACAGCAGAATCAGTTGAATCAACTCCACCTGTTCCACCTACCAAAGTTGCCATTGTCGGCATGGATGCCTTTTTTGGTAACTGCAATGGTTTAGATGCTTTTGAACGCAGCATTTATGATGGAACACAGCATTTTACTTCCTTACCGCCTCAAAGATGGCATGGTATAGAAAATCAAGAAAGTGTCCTGAAAGAGTACGGTTTAACAGACGGGAAAGCACCAGTTGGGGCATACATCAAGGATTTTGAAATAGATACTTTATCGTGCAAAATCCCACCGAATGAGATAGAGAAATTAAACCCACAACAATTGTTGCTTCTGAAAGTTAGCGATCGCGCCGTCAAAGATGCGAAACTACAGGAAGGTGGCAATGTCGCAGTGATTGTCGCCGCCGAAACAGAATTCTCTGTGCATCAGCTACAGCAAAGATGGAATCTATCTTGGCAAGTTAAAGACGGCTTATTAAACCAAGGAATTTCTCTACCTGCTGAACAGCTTTCCCAACTGGAAACCATTGTCAAAGATAGCATTCACCAACCAGTAGAAATCGGCGAATATGTGAGTCACATCGCCAACATCATGGCAAGTCGGATTTCTGCTTTATGGAATTTCACTGGCCCTGCATTCACCGTCAGCGCTGGCGAAAATTCTGCCCTCAAAGCGTTGGAAATTGCACAAATGCTACTCGCTACGGGTGAAGTTGATGCAGTCGTTGTGGGTGCGGTAGATTTAGCCGGTGGTGTGGAAAATGTCTTGTTCCGCAGCCAATTTGCCCCAATTAATACGGGTGTAAATACCTTGGGTTATGACCAACAAGCTAATGGCTGGACGGTTGGTGAAGGTGCTGGTGCTGTCGTCCTCAAGCGCTACGAAGCTGCTAAGGAAGATAATGAACGCATCTATGCAGTAATTGATGCTATGAGTTTCGCACAAGGTAATTCTACTTTGAGTGACGCTTTGGTAAAACCTGATGCTTCAGCTATCAGTGATGTCTGCAAACAAGCTTTCCAGATGGCTGAGATTCAACCCACAGAGGTTAACTATGTAGAAGTCTTCGGTAGCGGCGTTCCCCAGGAGGATGAAGCCGAAATCACAGGTTTACTGCAAGCTTATCCGAAAGTGGGCAATGGTTTGCACTGTGCATTGGGAAGCGTCAAAGCCAATATCGGCCACACCTATACAGCATCGGGAATTGCTAGCTTAATCAAAACTGCTCTCTGTCTTTATTACAGGTATATTCCCGCCACACCCAAATGGTCTGGTGTCAAAACACCGCAAGTATGGGAAGGTAGCCCTTTCTATGTGGCAATGGAATCAAGACCTTGGTTTGTCGATAAAGGCGGCACACGCAGAATAGCAGCAATTAACAGCATGGGTATAGATGGCAGTTACGCCCATTTAATCCTATCGGAGGAACCCAGCCAAGAGGAGCGCGACAACAGATATTTGCAACAAATGCCTTTTCATCTGTTTCCTATCGCAGTTAGCGATCGCTCTACTATACCCGATATCCTAAACCATCTCCAAAAATCCATCGAAGCTAGTTCTTCTTTATCAGCTACCGCCAGCGAGACATTTGCTACCTTTGAGCAGCAATCTGATGCAAAATACGTCTTATCAATCGCAGGACGTAACACAAAAGAACTACTCAAAGAAATTGAATCTGCCCGTAAAGGTGTAAATAATGCTTTTGAAAATGGCACAGATTGGCAAACACCAATAGGAAGTTATTTCACAGCGAAACCATTGGGTAAAACCGGAGCAGTTGCTTACGTTTATCCCGCAGCAGTCAATTCTTATATTGGAATTGGTCGGACTGTTTTTCGCTTATTTCCTAAAGTCTTCGAGGACTTAAAAAGTAATAATCTTTACAACCGGGCTGCCGATGTTGAAAAATTGGTTTATCCCAGAAGCTTACCTAAATTGATAACCAGGCAACTAGAAACTCTCGAAAAGCAATTGTTAGATGATTCACTAGCAATGTTTGAAAGCGAAATCGCCTTTGCTAGATATATGACAGCAATTTTCCGAGATGATTTTAAAGTCAAGCCGCAATCTGTATTTGGGTATAGTTTGGGTGAAACTAGTATGATGGTTGCCCAAGGAGTTTGGAGTGATTTTGAAGGTGGAAGTAACACCTTAAACTCATCACCTTTATTTGGCGATAAGTTATCTGGCCCTAAAAATGCTGTGCGTGAATATTGGGGATTAACAGATTCACCAAACAACAATTTTTGGAATACCTATGTTCTCATGGCTACTCCATCGCAAGTTAGAGAATGCCTGAAACATGAGAATCACGTCTACTTAACTCAAATCAACACGCCAGAAGAAGTATTAATTGCTGGTGAGGATGCAGCCTGTAAGCGAGTGATTGCAACTTTAGGTTGTAATTCTTTCCCTGCTCCCTTCGACCATGTGATACATTGTGAAGCGATGCGATCGCAGTACGAGGAAATCAAGAAGGTAAACAGCTTACCATCACAAAATCTTCCTGGGATTGTGTTTTATTCTGCCGCCGATTATCAACCAGTTGCACTCGAAAGAGATACCATTGCTCACAACATCGCCAAAGGATTGTGCCAAGAACTTGATTTTCCGCAATTAGTAAATCGTGTCTACGGCGATGGGGTCAAAATATTTCTAGAAGCGGGCGCGGGTAGTGTCTGTTCCCGATGGATTGATAAAATCCTCGGAAACAAAGAACACATCACAGTTTCTCTGAATCGTAGAGGAATGGATGACCATGCTTCGATGGTCAAAGCATTAGCAAAACTACTCAGTCATCAGGTGAATGTGGATTTATCACCACTGTATAGCAAAGCTCAAGACACTGCTAATTCAAATAAAGCAACATTGAGAACAGTTACCTTGGGTGGCAAAGCGATCGCTGCTACAATTTTGAGCGAAGAAAATCGTAAACTTGTTGAAAATTTGGTTGAGGATATTAAGTGCGATCGCTTCAAAATACAGCATCCAAAGATACCTAATGTCCAACAATCTGAAATCACAGATTTTCTTAACACTTCCAACCAAATAACCCAAGAAGAAAATTATTCCCCTAACATCTTGCCTCAGCCAGAAGAAGTAAAACCGAAAAATATCATTGATAACGTTTTTCAACCGAGAGAACAATTACAATCTTCTGAGTCAAGCGCAATTAGACAGCCAATTCCTGTTTCTTTCCCCCCCGTCAGAACTCAAAAAATTAGTAGCATCATCAGCATGTTCGATTTAAATAAGACCCAGTATCAAAAGCTCAATGCTAATAATTCAAAGATAACTAAAGCACACACTGCCTTCTTACAAGCTAGACAAGATTACAGTCAGCAAATGAGCGAAATCATTCAATTGCAACTAGCTTGCGCCCAAAACTTGCTTAACGACGAATCTTGA
- a CDS encoding SDR family NAD(P)-dependent oxidoreductase, whose amino-acid sequence MTQTAQLSPSSVFVVSGGAKGITAECTIRLAQQQPCKFILLGRSELLETEPDYAQNSDDSALKKCIMENLLSQGEKPTPMNVQKIYNKITSSREIKKTLAAIEKTGAKAEYISVDVTDTPALQEKLATAVQHLGPITGIIHGAGNLADKLIEKKTEEDFEKVYTAKVQGLENLLTCVNPNQLQHLVLFSSVTGFYGNPGQSDYAIANEILNKSAHIFKQSYPSCHVVAINWGAWDSGMVTAELKKIFQERKIEIIPIAVGAQMLVKEMDNSNHATAQVVIGSPLVPLAAELDSELRTYRIRRQMTLEANPFLHDHTIAGSPVLPATCAMTWIINACEQLYPGYRLFNYQDFKVLKGITFNETLAKEHLLEIEEISKVNLERIELKAKISSKNPQGRIQFHFSAQLNLQREIPDVPTYESLNLEEDNIITATGKDFYQNGGATLFHGPGFQEIKRVLNISPEKITTECLWPELSAQQQGQFPVQWVNPYTTDLSMHALWVWTQHFHEEGCLPGKVEKFEQFEAIPHNETFYVSCEVLAKTPSSAIANFIIHDRQGKIYSRMLGAHAIIWSMKMLRS is encoded by the coding sequence ATGACACAAACAGCCCAGCTTAGTCCATCATCTGTCTTTGTAGTAAGTGGCGGTGCAAAAGGGATTACGGCTGAGTGTACTATCAGATTAGCCCAACAGCAACCTTGCAAATTCATCCTCCTCGGTCGCTCTGAACTATTAGAAACCGAGCCAGATTATGCTCAAAATTCTGATGACTCCGCATTGAAAAAATGCATCATGGAAAATCTTCTTTCTCAAGGAGAGAAGCCCACACCCATGAATGTGCAAAAAATATATAACAAAATTACCTCCAGCCGCGAGATTAAAAAGACTCTAGCAGCAATTGAAAAAACCGGAGCGAAAGCAGAATATATCAGCGTTGATGTTACAGATACGCCAGCTTTACAAGAAAAACTTGCCACTGCTGTGCAACATCTCGGACCAATTACCGGAATCATTCACGGCGCGGGAAACTTAGCTGATAAGTTAATTGAAAAGAAAACAGAAGAGGATTTTGAAAAAGTTTACACCGCCAAAGTTCAAGGTTTAGAAAACCTGCTAACTTGCGTCAACCCTAATCAACTTCAGCATTTAGTTTTGTTTTCTTCCGTAACAGGATTTTACGGAAATCCCGGACAATCTGATTATGCGATCGCAAATGAAATTCTGAACAAATCAGCCCATATATTTAAGCAAAGTTATCCCTCGTGTCATGTAGTCGCTATCAACTGGGGCGCTTGGGACAGTGGGATGGTGACAGCAGAATTAAAGAAGATTTTTCAAGAGCGAAAAATTGAAATAATTCCCATTGCAGTTGGGGCACAAATGCTCGTTAAGGAAATGGATAATTCCAATCATGCAACTGCACAAGTTGTTATTGGTAGTCCACTCGTTCCCCTGGCGGCGGAGTTAGATTCAGAACTACGAACCTATCGTATCCGTCGCCAAATGACATTGGAGGCTAATCCATTTTTACACGATCATACGATTGCTGGTTCTCCAGTTTTACCCGCAACTTGTGCAATGACCTGGATTATCAATGCCTGTGAACAATTATATCCAGGTTACAGATTGTTCAATTACCAAGATTTCAAAGTTTTAAAAGGGATTACTTTCAATGAAACATTAGCGAAGGAACATCTTTTAGAAATAGAAGAGATTTCTAAAGTTAATCTTGAAAGAATCGAACTTAAAGCCAAAATTTCGAGTAAAAACCCACAAGGTAGAATCCAGTTTCATTTTAGCGCTCAACTCAATCTCCAGCGAGAAATCCCAGATGTACCCACTTATGAATCTCTCAATCTCGAAGAAGATAATATCATCACCGCTACAGGAAAAGATTTTTACCAAAATGGTGGGGCTACATTATTTCACGGGCCAGGTTTTCAAGAAATCAAAAGAGTTTTAAACATCAGTCCTGAAAAAATTACTACAGAATGTCTGTGGCCAGAACTCAGCGCACAGCAACAAGGACAATTCCCTGTCCAATGGGTTAATCCTTACACAACTGACTTGAGTATGCACGCCTTATGGGTTTGGACACAACACTTTCATGAAGAAGGTTGTTTACCTGGAAAAGTAGAAAAATTTGAACAATTTGAAGCGATACCACATAACGAAACATTTTACGTTTCTTGTGAAGTACTAGCTAAGACACCAAGTAGTGCGATCGCAAACTTCATCATACACGATCGCCAAGGTAAAATCTATTCACGAATGCTCGGCGCTCATGCCATTATTTGGTCAATGAAAATGCTCAGAAGCTAG